In a genomic window of Procambarus clarkii isolate CNS0578487 chromosome 12, FALCON_Pclarkii_2.0, whole genome shotgun sequence:
- the LOC138364155 gene encoding uncharacterized protein, protein MYLAEKDHHMQSSSSSDSEVLEASLPESTQYESSPAQQIVEEEDYPRGGGRCVGEPSTSQAHTPPLEDSNNSRSTPDHSQLEDRDDSLHLVWEADSDMEASQPIANSPPPPQEQQQVDVVLPPQPQVLEVINNFNGGVHTPVI, encoded by the exons ATGTATTTGGCGGAGAAAGACCACCACATGCAATCTTCGAGCAGTTCTGATTCAGAGGTTTTAGAAGCTTCTCTGCCTGAAAGTACTCAATATGAAA GCTCACCAGCTCAGCAgatagttgaggaggaggattatCCTCGTGGAGGGGGAAGATGTGTTGGAGAGCCTAGCACTAGTCAAGCTCATACGCCGCCATTAGAagatagcaacaacagcaggagcaCTCCAGATC ATTCGCAACTGGAGGACAGGGATGACTCCCTGCATTTGGTTTGGGAAGCAGATTCAGATATGGAAGCCAGCCAGCCTATCGCTAATTCTCCGCCACCAcctcaggaacagcagcaggTAGATGTTGTACTTCCTCCTCAACCCCAAGTGCTTGAAGTGATCAATAATTTCAATGGGGGGGTACATACGCCAGTCATATAG